TATTGATAATCTATTAGGCCACGAAACCTTTGATGAGCTTAGCTGCAAAAGACTTGGTGCTCTGCATATTTATGTCGTAGCCCATTACTGATACGCACGCGATTCGTTTGACTAAATGGCGGCGAAACGAGAAGGAACTTATCTCCGCATGCCTCGTGCTGCTGCGGGAGTTCGCGACGTGGATGGCTCCACACGTTGCACAACTCAATGTCCTTGTCGAGTTCAAGCTCAACGGCCACACTGTCCAGGCCATCGACGAGACTGATGGGAGATGCAATTGCAACACTTTCGTCTTGTTGATGCTTGTCGACGTAAGGCACACCTGTGACCGGCAGCGGGGTAAATCAGGCAGTGGCATCGAGTGCGAATGGCGCCTGCAAATTTGGTGTCGCTGCCGGCGAATCAGACTAGGAAACATTGCATCAGGTGTGGGCGGTGGCGAATCAAGCGCATGTGAAGTCGAATTGAGCCGTACAACATTGAATAAGGTGCAGACAACATTGAATTAGTAAGTCGTAAACGGATCCTCTGATGTTAGGAACAAAAGACACGGGGAACAGTAAGTGTGACTTTCCTTCTGTCACATCAATAAATAGTAAGTACATTAATCCTAATATATTGTTCTTATGACAGAGAAATACTACAGTGTCTGGCTACAGTAAAATAAGTCATGACACTGATTGCCACGCATATAAATCACTGTTCAtccagaatttttttatataaaatgagAGAATCTATTTCCCCATAAATCATATGTGTGGACAACATGAGAGACATAATTTAGATATGAGTAGATGCTAGAAAGGAAGTATTATTTTTATTCGAATTTGGACCCCTCTTTTTAGGTGTGTGGAGAGTGATGTGGCAGTTTATACGGCAATGTAGCCTTCACATCATCAAAACTGCTGAGATAAACCGACCTAAGGGTAGAGTGATCCTGTTTAGGAACATTAGGGAGTTAAATGaacaaagaaaacttgaagggGTTATGTGAACTCCAATGATATTTAGAGCATCTTAAGGGATTTTTTTTACGGACGAGAATTCTtttgtgaagggattttcattatttttagcGTTCCAACAGTTTTACTTCACGGTTCTGGTTACGAAGAGATTCTTAAGATATTTTCTTCAGGATgagattattttttatttttctttatgaatTCCTTCAAAAataagctgttgaagatgagaaaatataaAGGGAATAGAAAcggagaagaaaataaaagaagtaAATGAAGATATAGTTAGTAATGCTCTTAGTAGTGTAAAATGaacttattaaaaaaaaacttccaaCCCTGGCTTGCCGCTCAAATGCCGCCAGCAGgagtcgagttttttttttttgacaaaccaCACGAAATGATCTACCAGTTCAGACACAAACCTCATCAAGGGAGGAGGGAAATCTCCAAGGCATCACTATTCACAGGCAGCTGCCCCCAAAACCCAAGCCAAACCCCAGTCAGCCATGCCGCCCGGCGCGACCCCCACCCTGCTCTGCCTCAGACCCCCGCATCCCCTCTACTCCGGCCTCCGCTTCCTTCCCCCCACCGCCGCCGTCTGCCCGTTCCGCTCCAAGCCCCCATGTTTCGCGCCGTCCCCCAGATGCAAACCCAGCGCCaccacaaccaccaccaccatccatGCTTCCGCACTCGACTCCGGTTCCTTATTCCCCTCCTCCCCGACCCCGCCCCCGCGCCAGCCGAGGCCTTCCGCACCCGAGCCGCCCTCCACCGTGGCCCACGCGGGCCGCAGcaagaaggggaagaagaatCCCCAGGGCGGGGGCGGCCGCATCGAGGGCGGCGGGGACGTGCGGCGCGAGGCCAAGGCCAAGGCCCGCGTCCGCAGCCGCCGCCTCGGGGAGAACGCCTTCTACCGCCGCAAGCGGCGCGCCGCGGCCGCAGCAGCCGCTGGCCAGGCGGACGCCTTCACCGACGCGGAGCTCGAGATGATCGGCATGGGGTACGACCGCGCCGTCCGCTTCATGGACGGGCCCGATGACCcgcgcctccgccaccgccacgaCTGGTACAAGTACGGCCGCTACGGACCATACCACTGGCGCGGCATCGTCGTCGGCCCGCCCATCCGCGGCCGCTTCTCCGACGACCGCGTCTCGCTCATGTCCGAGGTCCACGACCACGAGGAGTGGGACCGCATCGAGCAGTTCGACATGTCCAACCAATTCTCGCACCGCCTCAACGAGCTCGGCGACGACGTCGGGTTCAGGTACTACTGGGTCTTCGTGCGCCACCCCAGTTGGCGCCCCGACGAGAAACCCTGGGAACAGTGGACGCTCTCGGCCGAGGTCGCCGTCCAGGCCAGCAAGGACCAGTGGCTCGACAAGTGGAACCTCATGGGCAGGTTCGGCAACCCGACGCGCGAGCTGATCACGCGGTGCGCGGCCTGGACGCGCCCGGACATCATATATGTCAGGCGGCCGCTGTACCAGTCGCGCTTCGAGCCACAGGAGGATTTCTTCAGCAAGCTACGCCCATTGGTTGACCCTGCTACGGAGAACGAGTTCTTGTTTAATCTTGAGCAGGATGGTCATGTGATTCGAACAACCTACTTCTGTGGTCTCTGCAGGATTGTGAGGGCCAACCCAAAggcttatgttgatgatgttgtGAATGCCTACTCGAGGCTGAGCGACGTAGACAAGTCACGATGCCTAGAGTTCCTGCTCACGAACCATCCCATGGAGCTCCTCCATCCTTATACTAAGGAATGGAAGGTGAAGCTAGAGGAGATGGAGCTGGGGTGTGATGCGCCTGATGGGAGTGATGATGAGGTTGGTGATGACGATGGAACTGAGGTTGTTGATTGGATTGAGGATGATGAGGCTGATGAGGGTATGGATGATAGAGACTATGATTATGAGgatgaggaagtagtcgataCCACAGAAGAGTTGGAACCTGATGAAGTTGAAAATAGTGAAGAGAGTGAGAAGTATTGGAATGAGCAGTGGAAGAAGGCGATGAAAAGTTCTGATAAAATGGAGAAGCTGGTGAAGACGAGCATCGAGCTATCAAATGGGTACAATAAGCAGCAGATGGAACTAGCAAAAGAGATGGAATGGAAAATGGGCAGAGCAAATGCAATGGTTATGGAGCAGGAACAAActgaggaagatgaggaggagcaggataATGCAAGGAGCAGAAGTGCAGAGGACAGAGGGCAGAGCGATATAAATACAGGGCTCTTCCTGAGGGCTGCTGTCCGGCCATTCACTTACAGGAATCTTGTCAAGGAAATTGTTCTGATGAGACACCACATTATTGACGGAGAGATAGTTTAGCTTCAAAATGTTAGGATGCTGTATTAATTGTTTCAGAGTTAGCCATTTGACTGGAGAAATGCAGAAATTGCACGAAGAAGTTTAAGAAGCTCCTAAAATGTCTTGGTTCTGTACAATATTAGGATATTTAGCTGTTGTTGCCAATTTGGAAGTTGGGTTCTTAGGAAATACTCAAGGCATCATGTAATCTTTCCTCTTCAAAATTTTTTATGAGCCTTTCAGGATAGAAGCTATGATATTTCTGATAGATTGTTCTTCATAATGAAATTGGGCTTTGCCTTATTTCTTATGTGAGATCAATTTTGATTTGTCTAGTTGTAATTATTTGTTTGGTGATTGCAACGATTGTTACTGTCCAACATAATGGGTATTGGGTTATCTCTAGCATAATCACATTTGAAACAAGAGCGTCTCAGTCAACTAGGGCCTGATGACAGTACTCAACAAGGTCTACAACAACTGGGCACCATATTGCTGTGCAGTAAAAGAAGGTGACTGCATTACATACGCATAAAAATGATTCTACAGATCAACGGAACTGAAGTAAATTGTTGGATTAGCACATGGTGTTTCAACTATCTGTCCGGTACTCACCATATTGCTGAAAAGAGTTACAGGTATGTCAGGAATTAGCTTCTCATCCAATTTTAATAATGTCTCTCTTATCTTGAAGCTTAAATGCTAAGCTTTTACTGAGgtatcagtttttttttcctgaacgTCTATTGTAATGCGTGGTTAAAAAAATTGCCCAACAGACATAGTGCAGCAAGAATTGGCATTCCATTTTCCTTTATCAAAAGCTAGTAAAAAGCAGTGACAAGAATTGCATGCCGACAAATAACCATGATTTCAGCTTCCCCTGGAAATTCCATGAGAGCCATCAAGAATCTACAGCCCCTACTTTACATTCAAAAGGAGTTGTAAAGTGCAGAGATCCCCTATAGTCCTATCCATGATTAAAAAGGCCCTTTGCTGtgatatatataaaatatgatctctatcaaaaaaattcaaaaggtGAATGATCAGCAGACAAGATTAGAGGCCTACACATGAGATTAGAATAAACAAGGTTAAGAGACTTAAGTTGGAATGCTCTTTAGGCAGCAGTAGATGAGAAAGATCAATCTAATGCATGCACCAAAACTAAGATCGGGGCCATTGATTTGATTTAGGGGGTTTGATAATTACACCAACCAGCAAGGGCATTACTGCTGCCCTCTAATAGACCAGAAGCAATATTGAGAGTTGCTCAACTGTTCCTTAACAACAGCAGCTGCTTTGGATCATCAGCAAACACTACTCCACTTCAAATAATGTTGCCATTTCTTGAGGGTGTTAGAACCAATAATTCACGAGCTAATGAAATTCTTTCTAGAACCAATAATTCACGAGCTAATGAAATTCTTTCCTGCTTTATGCCAAAGCCGATTATCCCAAATGGGGCAATCCCGGTACTATAGCTGCAAACAGCACAGGTTCAGTTCTTCACTTCAGTACTGAAGCATTCACTTTTATTAGTGATACCATACTGCAGTGATACTTCAgaactaaaaaaaatcctacaagACATACTTACATGATGTTTTTCCACCTTATTTTAAAGACCAGTCATGATCTCTGGACTCCTAATGATATGCAATATATCGATTTGCTACTAGCATTTTTATGTTATAAATAACGGACAGCGactgatgtttttttttccagaaaaaaaaaggacagctaCTGATGTTAGACTGGAACCCCTCAGCATTATCATTCTGTGCTCCCTCTACAGTTTGCTACAGCATGGGATTGTCAGATTGAACCCCCAGTGCTCTGAACATCCACTAGATCCTTGCACTCTACGTTAAGAGATACTACGCTACAGGTCTACAATCTATGCCCTATGAAGTGTACGTCTCTGTTCAGCATAGCAGTATTGCACGCATGGCAATGATGCTTGGAAAGTTCCGCAACATCGTATGCATGACACCCTCATCCTGCTGCCTTTTTCTGGTTTTCTATTCCACTAGTGGCTACCCAACATCTCATGTTTTCTTCGCCTTTTACTCAATTTGATTTACAATATAATACATAGGATCATTGCATGGAAACACTAGTATCTCCTCTTTCAGCAGTTTTTTAGTGGCCAGAATATAATATCCAGCACCGAAAAGTGTATGTTCAAACTCCTCGATGTTTCAGGACAGTTATTATGCTACTAATTTTCTACTGTAAAGGCTCCGAGGTCCCCATTTTGattccttcttctttgtgtgCACCCAAAGCTAAGGCGAAGCTAATGATCCATCCCACTGCATTTGCTCCCTAAAGCAACTAATATTCTTGTTTAATCAGTATTTATAGTGATAAACTCACTGCCTTTCTCTGTGACACCTGTCCTTTTTCATGTTTTTACAGCTAAAAGTTGGTTCTAGTGGTTGGGTTTATCCTAGTGATTCGATCAAGGATCTGGTTCTTCTGCTAACGCATTGTCTGTGGCTGCGGGTTGCGCATCAGAAAGACACAGAAGCTGCACCTCTACAACCACCAAGGGTCCAGGCGCCATCCTGTATAAATCTCTGACCCTTGCCTTTTCTGAGTTGCTTCTGTTGAAACTAcctttgtttctgagttggccaTGGAGCCGGACAGAAGCCTAATTGCCTATGAGGAGCCACCTCCAGAGCCGATGGACCTGCTCTCTAGTGCGTGGTGCAGCTCGGCTATCCAAGTTCTTCAGACAGGACCGAAGGATTGCTCAATGGCGCTGGTGGAGCATCCGGTCATGACGCTTGACAATGATAGGAAAGACCAGTTGCAAGTAAGTGTGGATTCAGTTCTGTGGCAAATATTTTGTCGCAGGAGCGGCTCCCCTCGGGAACCGTCCAGTGGTATCTTCCTGCTAGCACAAGGAAGAAATCAGAAGGTTGTGCTGAATATAAAAATTGACATGCATAACGATATATATCTGGGTGCTTTGCAGAAGAGTGATCGTAGCTTGGTGGTCGACAGCAGCGGTTTCAGCACGACCCAGTGGAAATATGATGATCTGAAGGTAAATAGTTTGTGTGGTGCGATGTTCGTGTGCATATTTGTTTTAGCCTGATCTCAAGTCTGATCTTTTCTGgcgtttcttcttcttttcagtCATGGATATGGCTGCAGAAGGCAATTCATCCAGAACTGGATTACAATCTTTGTCGCAAGAAGAAATGGGTGAGTGAAAGAAATTATATTCATCTCTGAAGTTGCATTAATATGCATGAATCATGATCCTTGACAAATTAACTGTATGATTTCAAACTGTACAGATATGTTTTGCATGGTCTATTCTCACATTTCGGATCAACCTTCAGTTCTTTAAGGGCTGTTATGATCATGGAACTTGGCCGTGCAGTTCATTGATTTTGACGGGACAATGTTCACATTTCTTTTCTTCTAGAATACTATGTCATCTTCTGAACTCTGATGAATATGAATGGTTAGCACGACGTTTTCATTAGCATGTTCTGGAAAGATATCGTGATTGTGATACGTAGAACATTGAATATGGAACAGATCATGCAAATTTAGAATTGTAGATGAAGCCAGAATGCAACCGCATCTTCTTTCCAAGTTTATGTTTTTTCACTTCCTTAGGTAGCATTTCATTCCGAGTTATGCATGCACGGATCCAAGAAATGGCGAGATATGTTGCCATTTATAATGGGTTTCTGGAGCTTAAACATCTGAACGTCGCgtgcagctcccgcgcaagatGGCACCGTGGAGCGGCATCTCGCCCAAGAAGTGGGTGAAGGAGCGGAAGCAGAAGCGCAAGGAGGAGGCGCGCCTGCAGAGGGCTGAGGTCCACGCCGCCGTCTCCGTCGCCAGCGTCGCAGCCGCgctcgccgccatcgccgcggaGAACGCTGCGCCGCTGGGCTCGGCGGCGATGAGGGAGACGGCTGTGGCATCCGCGGCCACGCTTGTGGCGGAGCAGTGCGCGAAGGTGGCCGAGGCCGCGGGCGCCACGCGCGACCAGATCGCTGCCGCCGTCGCTGCCGCCGTGGCCTCCACGGACGCGGGCAACGTCATCACGCTCACTGCGGCCGCCGCCACCTGTATGTCTCGGCCTCACTTCACTCACCGTTCCTCCGTCCGCATTGCCGCACCATGAGGACTCCAAAGAATTCTCAGGAGTAACTTCTTTGCTCGCCTGAAATGTCGCAGCACTGCGGGGAGCTGCGACGCTGAGAGGACGGCGCAGCTGCGGCGGCCACGGCCAGAACGAGAGGGCGGACCACACGGGCTCGGCGCGGTCGCAGGACGATCTCGACTTCGACTTCAACCACGCGAGGTCCAGGGCGGCGCTGGCCAAGGGCGACGAGATGTTCGTCGCGATGCCGGACGGTGAGTGTCACCACGGCGCCCTCCATGCCAGTCGCAGGCTTGCAGCATGCCATGGTTACAACCTACACGTCGCGTGCATGTGAACCTGAACACCCGTCGCGTTCTCTTCGCATGTTTGCAGGGAAGTGGAAGCTCCACACGGTGTCCGCGGCGTCGAACAAGCACGGCGAGATCGTCCTGCGGATCAAGAAGACGAACATGGTCATGGCCTTCTGCCACGCGAAAGAAAGTAATGAACCAGCAACACCCGATCGTCTCGTTCCCTGTCTCCTCTGTTTTCTTCCTCGGACAAACTGAGCTGAGCTGACCTACCTGTTCGTGTATGCACCGCAGGCGTGATCCACGACGTGCGGCCGTGCGCGCCGGAGAAGCCGAGCCCCGACGTGGGCGCAACGTACCCGGTGGAGGTGTCGACGAGCAAGGGCAAGGTGGAGCTCCGCGCCGACGACTACGCCGTGTACAAGAGGTGGGTCGCCACGCTGAGCCACATGCTCGTGATGTCCACCGCCGTTTCCACCAGGCTCGAGCCACCACGGCCGCCGCGCCGGGACTGAACGATCAACCGACCGACCGGCATCGGCGCCACGGCACGCCCGGGCTGAGCCGCGCGATCCCTTGGAGCAACAGCACGAACGACGTCCGTGTCGGTCGCTCGTGTGTATCGATGCAATTGTACCAGTATTAGCATCACAGATTGTGTTCGTGGTTTGATTCATCTGGATGACTCGCCGACCGGGTAGTTTTAGCAGCATTTCGCTGCTTTACCGATCATAAATTCataatgcttttttttttggagggggggggggggggttctggACAACGAGATCAAAGAGCAACAACGTCCTATGAATGAATTTCCGTAAGTTAAATTGATTGACGCGCAGGAGTGAGCGTGGAACGAACCCGTGGGTGGTGATGCCCTCATGTCTCATAAGGCTTCTCTCTTTGTTTTTTGACCTTGCTCATTTTATTCTACGTTCAGCGAGATCGCGAATCACCAAATCGTTTACAGAATCTGgcctgtcttttttttttttgtgggagCTGGCCTGTCTGGTAAGTTGACGAGTAGCGCAAAGAGGGCTACAAGTTTCCAGTGGCCTTAAGCCGAAGACGAAGGCCGGCCTTGCTGTTTTGGGGCTAGTTCGAATCCGGCCCTAGCCTTGGCACGATTTATGAGAAGCCTGGGAAATTAGGAAGCAAATAACATAAGACGGGCTGCTAGCTATGCCTGGAAACGGGACAGCTGTAAACCGGGCTGAAATGTCGACAACCCTCTCTAAGCAACCATGAAGCTTATATTCCttcgattttttatttttatatttcaaaaataaacaaattgcaaaattagacactaaaaattgtaaaaataggcgTCATTCCAACGGACAACatcctaaaaataaaaatatagtacTTCCAACGAGCGACAtgttaataaataaaaaaaacacagcattctattgctctaaaaattcaaaatactatcgaaatagtcatgattttttttaaaaaatatatgttctaGATAGGCTTGACCATGGGTAGCTCGGTCCGGCATACCTGACCCAACCCAGTCCAAAAAAACCCAATCTGACCGGTGCGTGGGTCAGGCTTGGGCTTTGAAAATCGGCTCAAAACCCAAAAGCCCAGGAAAATATGAGCCCAGCCTGAAAAATGCATTGTTCACCTCTATCGGGTCAGACTCAGGCCTAGCAACCCAGCCCTAGCCCAGGCCAGGTCGGGCTTGAGCTTTTAGTTTTCCTGTTGGGCTTTTTTGAGCTTGACCCGAAGCCCAACCCGGACAGATAGTTGAACATGACTAGTTCTAGAGGATATTATGATCTACTCTCTTTAGTTGTAAATATAGGCCGTTTTAgcttcctcaactattctctaaatataagtcattctcgaatttctatgcatttttttcttttttgttcccgtcttacccttgtttaataaatgctaccactatcacaaatgaatgagttattttttcctatgcagaataaataaaagggcaacaagatcatttgatctactttcttaatcctgaTGCACAAGTctaaacgacctatatttgcaatcgaaGAGAGTAGCTCTTAAAAAATccagacaaaaatatgatttgtactGTAAGAAATAAAATAGACAAATTGTACATAGGAGATTGTGTAcgacaaaatttatttttttttctcattgtaaaagtaattgtttgagtagATTATAGAGTTCTCTACaatatattttagtatttttataactattttgataatgttttgaattttgataatAATagaatgtaatatttttttaacccaTCGTCCGTTGAAAGGGCGAtgtctttatctttttttaaagaTGCCACATGTTAGAATGGCGAAACCATCAAACGGACTATAatagtctattttttaatttttcaaacattgcattttttattttttgaaatataaaaataaaaaagctcgaTTCCTTCACCTCGTTCTTGCCCTGCTCGCCTGTGGCAGCATTGCATCGGCGAGCTGCGCAGGCGGGAGCTGGACGCTCCTGCAGCCCAGCGCCGGCGTGTCGGCGATGCACATGCAGCTCCTGCACAACGACCGCGTGATCCTTTTGGACCGCACCAACTTCGGCCGGTCCAACCTCACCTTCCCGGCCGGGCACCCGTGCCGCAATAACCCCCGGGATCTCGCGCTCCCCAACGGGGACTGCACCGCGCACCCCGTCGAGTACAACGTCAAGAACAACACGTTCCGCCcgctctccatctccatcttcaCCGACACCTGGTGCTCGTCGGGCTACGTCGCGCCCGACGGCACCCTCGTCCAGACCGGCGCACGGGTGGGAAGACGGGTACCGCAAGGTGCGCCTCATGCCCGCGTGCAGTGGGAGCGACAGGAGCTGCGACTGGTCCGAGAAGCTGCAGGATCCGGATGTGCTCGCCGCGGACCGGTGTTACGCCACAAACCAAAAACTCCCCAACGGCGGCGCGATCATCGTCGGTGGGCTCAGCAAGTTCAACTACGAGTTCTACCCAAAGACAGGTCCTTCTGGTACCTTCGAACTGCCATTTTTGTCTCAAACTAACAGTTCGTATCCATTCGTACATCTCAACGTAGATGGCAATCTTTTAATCTACGCCAACAACCGTGCCATTCTATTCCACTACAAGAATGGCACGATTGTCCGGGAGTATCCTGTGCTCCCCGGCGCCGAGCTGACAAACAAACCGAGCGCGGGCTCGTCGGTGCTGCTCCACATGAAGCCAAACCCCACCGAAGCCGAGATGCTGGTTTCACAAggggaagcaaattctataataTCATATTTAAAAAGACACTCGTGAGATTTTATTCATATTATTTATCTCATAATTTAATAGCTAAGTTAAAAAAGAGAAGGTGAATACTTATcattatagaaaaaaatatgatactATAAAATTTCTTTTCAAAGGTAAATTGCTCTGAAAGCCGCGCAGGTGGGGTCTTCCGCCCGGCGCtggacacgtgcgggcggatcAAGATTACCGATCCTAAGGCGTCGTGGGTCATCGAGAAAATGCCGTCGCCGCGGGTGATGGGGGACATGATCCTGCTGCGCGCCCAACGGCGAGGTGGCGGTCATCAACGGCGCCAAGGACGGCACCGGTCGGTGGTAGTCCGCCGACACCTCGGCTTCCGCACCCGTCGTTTACCGGCCCGATAGTGCACCTGGGAACCGATTCGAGGAGCAGAGACCAGAGGGCACCCCGCGACCGCGGATGTACCACTCGTCGGCGGTGCTCCTCCGCAACAACGTGAAGTTCCCCAACGAGCTCAGTCTCGAGGCCTTCTCACCTGACTACCTCGACCGCTCCAACGACATGTGCCGTCCGAAGATCGCCCTCCCGCCGCCCACCGGCGCACCGGTAAATGTGAAGTACGGGGCGAACATGACGCTGCTGCTCGGGGTTCAAGTCCGCGATCCCGTAGTGCCAGTTGCATTGGTGGCGCCGTCGTTCACGACGCACTCGTTGGCCCAGGGCCAGAGGCTGCTGTTCCTCCAGGTCGAGGTGAAGAGGCCACAGGGGCTTCCAGGTGATCGGCGGGGTAGAGGTGCCTCTGACGGCCGGTGTGTACCAGGCGTCCGTGGAGATGCTGGCGACGGCGGTCTTCAGCTGGAACAGCACCACCGGGCTGCTCCATGTTGTTCGTCGTGAATGGACGCATTCCCAGCGAGGGGATCTGGGTCCACCTACAGTGACAGCGAGGGGGACTACGATTCCTTTGAGCCGTACGTGAGTTTTAAGAAAATAGTAGTACTCacattttctttcttgtttcttcttaTGCATCATGTAATCAGCTGGAATTTAATGAGATGCTTGGTAATATTGTATTGTATACaccataaaattatttctatatttaCCATGACTACCCGATTAACACTTCACCATTTTCACATACTGGGCTGTGGGATGCCGCAGGACATTCAGAACTCAAATTAAATAACAAATCCGTCCACTTCTTGTAGCGGA
This genomic window from Phragmites australis chromosome 7, lpPhrAust1.1, whole genome shotgun sequence contains:
- the LOC133924509 gene encoding VAN3-binding protein-like — encoded protein: MEPDRSLIAYEEPPPEPMDLLSSAWCSSAIQVLQTGPKDCSMALVEHPVMTLDNDRKDQLQKSDRSLVVDSSGFSTTQWKYDDLKSWIWLQKAIHPELDYNLCRKKKWLPRKMAPWSGISPKKWVKERKQKRKEEARLQRAEVHAAVSVASVAAALAAIAAENAAPLGSAAMRETAVASAATLVAEQCAKVAEAAGATRDQIAAAVAAAVASTDAGNVITLTAAAATSLRGAATLRGRRSCGGHGQNERADHTGSARSQDDLDFDFNHARSRAALAKGDEMFVAMPDGKWKLHTVSAASNKHGEIVLRIKKTNMVMAFCHAKESVIHDVRPCAPEKPSPDVGATYPVEVSTSKGKVELRADDYAVYKRWVATLSHMLVMSTAVSTRLEPPRPPRRD
- the LOC133924508 gene encoding uncharacterized protein LOC133924508, with the protein product MPPGATPTLLCLRPPHPLYSGLRFLPPTAAVCPFRSKPPCFAPSPRCKPSATTTTTTIHASALDSGSLFPSSPTPPPRQPRPSAPEPPSTVAHAGRSKKGKKNPQGGGGRIEGGGDVRREAKAKARVRSRRLGENAFYRRKRRAAAAAAAGQADAFTDAELEMIGMGYDRAVRFMDGPDDPRLRHRHDWYKYGRYGPYHWRGIVVGPPIRGRFSDDRVSLMSEVHDHEEWDRIEQFDMSNQFSHRLNELGDDVGFRYYWVFVRHPSWRPDEKPWEQWTLSAEVAVQASKDQWLDKWNLMGRFGNPTRELITRCAAWTRPDIIYVRRPLYQSRFEPQEDFFSKLRPLVDPATENEFLFNLEQDGHVIRTTYFCGLCRIVRANPKAYVDDVVNAYSRLSDVDKSRCLEFLLTNHPMELLHPYTKEWKVKLEEMELGCDAPDGSDDEVGDDDGTEVVDWIEDDEADEGMDDRDYDYEDEEVVDTTEELEPDEVENSEESEKYWNEQWKKAMKSSDKMEKLVKTSIELSNGYNKQQMELAKEMEWKMGRANAMVMEQEQTEEDEEEQDNARSRSAEDRGQSDINTGLFLRAAVRPFTYRNLVKEIVLMRHHIIDGEIV